The following are encoded together in the Thalassolituus oleivorans MIL-1 genome:
- a CDS encoding endo alpha-1,4 polygalactosaminidase encodes MKQALTTIVGVFTLACTLTGCGAGGQDADSQATADDAAVLPVTLGEWYRPVAGTSWQWQLQGTLNSGYAVAIYDVDLFDSSTATIANLQASDVRVICYFSAGSYEEWRDDADQFVEADLGNQLDGWEGERWLDIRSDDVRAIMEARLDLASSKGCDGVEPDNVDGYTNNPGFALTSSQQLAYNRFLANAAHERGLAIGLKNDLAHVDDLIDYFDFAVNEECFEYDECDLLTPFINADKPVLHAEYDATLTSDNTARQSFCTQMNALGFSSLILPLDLDDSFRYSCL; translated from the coding sequence ATGAAACAGGCGTTAACAACAATTGTGGGGGTGTTCACATTGGCATGTACTCTGACGGGGTGCGGTGCTGGTGGCCAGGACGCTGATTCTCAAGCAACAGCCGACGACGCTGCTGTTCTTCCTGTCACGCTTGGTGAATGGTATCGCCCAGTTGCTGGAACGTCCTGGCAGTGGCAGTTACAAGGCACGCTGAACAGCGGATATGCAGTGGCTATCTACGATGTTGATTTGTTTGACTCATCCACCGCTACGATTGCTAACTTACAAGCGAGTGATGTGCGAGTGATTTGCTACTTCTCGGCAGGTTCATACGAAGAATGGCGAGATGATGCCGATCAATTTGTCGAAGCGGATCTGGGGAATCAACTCGATGGTTGGGAAGGTGAGCGTTGGCTCGACATTCGTTCGGACGACGTGCGTGCGATCATGGAGGCACGGCTAGATTTGGCTAGCAGCAAGGGCTGTGATGGCGTTGAACCCGATAATGTCGATGGTTATACCAATAATCCCGGTTTTGCATTGACGAGTAGCCAGCAGTTGGCCTACAACCGTTTTTTGGCCAATGCCGCACATGAAAGGGGCTTGGCCATAGGCTTAAAAAATGATCTTGCACACGTAGATGATTTAATTGATTACTTTGATTTTGCGGTTAATGAAGAATGTTTTGAATACGACGAATGTGATTTGCTAACACCTTTCATTAACGCCGATAAGCCAGTGCTGCATGCTGAATACGATGCAACTCTGACGAGCGATAATACCGCTCGTCAGAGTTTTTGTACGCAAATGAACGCTCTGGGTTTTAGTAGCTTAATTCTACCACTCGATCTCGACGATAGTTTTCGTTACAGCTGCCTTTGA
- a CDS encoding glutathione S-transferase family protein, translated as MSIVLYQFPISHYCEKVRWALAYKSISYQKINLLPGGHIRTVKGIASESSVPVIREDDTIVQGSSQILDYLDERFPNRSLMPEEPSLAAEVRDWEERLDRIAAPAVRCFCYHHLLQQPSLVVPMLAARQPFYMQWGMRLGFKKVERVMRQWMQINAETALKARHDMEDILAELWRTYSRSRFLVGDKFTRADLTACAIFAPLFQPSQYGISWPDVEQMPVAITAWVATQKDVLQSLALRYEQNR; from the coding sequence ATGAGTATCGTTTTATATCAATTTCCAATATCCCACTACTGCGAGAAAGTGCGCTGGGCATTGGCGTATAAATCGATCTCGTACCAAAAAATCAATCTATTACCGGGTGGTCATATTCGCACGGTCAAGGGTATTGCCTCTGAGTCATCGGTGCCAGTGATCCGAGAAGACGACACCATAGTGCAAGGCTCTTCACAAATTTTGGATTATCTTGATGAGCGTTTCCCTAATCGCTCTTTAATGCCGGAAGAGCCTTCGTTAGCTGCCGAGGTGCGAGATTGGGAGGAGCGCCTAGATCGTATCGCTGCGCCTGCAGTACGCTGTTTTTGTTATCACCATTTATTGCAGCAACCCAGTTTGGTTGTGCCTATGTTGGCAGCACGTCAGCCTTTTTATATGCAGTGGGGCATGCGCCTGGGTTTTAAAAAGGTAGAACGAGTGATGCGCCAGTGGATGCAAATTAATGCAGAAACTGCGCTAAAAGCACGGCACGATATGGAAGACATATTGGCAGAGCTGTGGCGCACGTATTCGCGTTCGCGCTTTCTGGTAGGGGATAAATTTACGCGTGCCGATTTAACGGCGTGCGCAATATTTGCGCCTTTATTTCAACCGTCTCAATACGGTATTAGCTGGCCCGATGTCGAGCAGATGCCGGTGGCGATAACGGCTTGGGTCGCTACCCAAAAAGATGTGCTGCAATCGCTAGCATTACGCTACGAACAAAACCGCTAG
- a CDS encoding cyclic nucleotide-binding domain-containing protein, with the protein MRQVTRDEYPIESLHRIVNGVTFFKELILTDPAQFELLMSVTRFMVADQDELIFHKDDRADILYFLLKGQLVVFADDEANTLLGEVNAGEPFGVMAMLLNFRRSASIRVSGRQALLAGIDFAHFRHDQNASLFDVGTRIRFFRMIDNHIRWALERNKIAEPEHPLVPRLRSLPIYTGEKDTVAELHALMHLAHVQAELLRDWNESTLVSTS; encoded by the coding sequence ATGCGTCAGGTAACCCGAGACGAATATCCCATAGAGTCACTACATCGAATCGTTAATGGTGTTACTTTTTTTAAAGAGCTCATTCTAACGGACCCTGCCCAATTTGAGCTTCTAATGAGCGTTACTCGCTTTATGGTAGCCGACCAAGATGAACTCATATTTCACAAAGACGACCGCGCAGACATCCTATATTTTCTGCTAAAAGGTCAGCTAGTCGTATTTGCTGACGATGAGGCCAACACCCTATTAGGTGAAGTTAATGCGGGGGAGCCATTTGGTGTAATGGCTATGCTGCTCAATTTCCGTCGCTCAGCGTCAATAAGGGTAAGTGGACGTCAAGCCTTGCTGGCTGGTATTGATTTTGCGCACTTTCGCCATGATCAAAACGCCAGTTTATTTGATGTGGGTACTCGCATTCGTTTCTTCCGCATGATCGACAATCACATACGCTGGGCTTTAGAACGCAACAAAATCGCTGAACCAGAGCATCCATTAGTCCCTAGACTACGTTCTTTGCCTATTTACACCGGCGAGAAAGACACGGTAGCCGAATTGCATGCCTTGATGCACCTTGCTCACGTACAAGCTGAATTGCTGCGCGATTGGAATGAAAGTACATTGGTATCGACTTCTTAA
- a CDS encoding methyl-accepting chemotaxis protein has translation MSLSQRSTAALAILITLLLGLFFAGQYTRNELVTTLDYITGPAWDTADGAMEATITIEREMLLLNQLFAGENIDIQQLKTAQTEAEEALNRLRLANLLDPQLITNIDSQLAQFHQAGNSLQASYKDYRSALATFDAHTVKFVAFSAIAEEEGDAAVESIAADPSYPISWDTGLAEKWQAADGGMEASIGFFQQMYFLARMTSDGVSESLQAQLNEAIGFQREAVKEMLASGLFDNSAPAAYGVGSMAKIYQENLQQHVQLLNQVVVTLKNFQQQKIAYSQTSEQLLDHIGKVEEKADQQVEGRIAGIAEQQSAASATMMMILVGCLSIFIFVGYYVKTRVIKTLLEITYSLHQVANGDGDLTRRLTYNKQNELGDICRSFNSFSEKIAVIVQEVNTKSEQLAAGIDTCVNLSQRISQETASTANSASGVSKAIEQVQDGATEIARSCTHVAEETRQTESIVGRGKTEVSNTVRDTLSLVDVLDESSDLIRNLKAQADRIDRLVTVIGDISEQTNLLALNAAIEAARAGEQGRGFAVVADEVRDLATRSASSSREISEVIRTIVDSTHKAVDNMSTSAERARLSVAASQAAGVTLDQVLDHMKTVNEQIHTVAAAAEQQSQTLLGVTSDMGKMTGIAQQSSNEAIEAVNVNKHLSSLSQTLDQTMQQFKIG, from the coding sequence ATGTCGTTATCACAGCGTTCAACAGCAGCTCTAGCAATACTGATTACGCTCCTACTCGGTTTGTTTTTTGCTGGCCAATATACGCGCAATGAGCTCGTTACTACCCTTGATTACATTACCGGGCCGGCTTGGGACACCGCCGACGGCGCAATGGAGGCCACGATTACCATTGAGCGCGAAATGTTGCTGCTCAATCAGCTATTTGCCGGTGAAAACATTGATATTCAACAATTAAAAACCGCTCAGACCGAAGCTGAAGAAGCACTCAATCGCTTACGGCTTGCCAACCTGCTTGATCCACAACTGATCACCAATATTGACTCTCAACTCGCCCAGTTCCACCAAGCTGGCAACAGCCTTCAAGCGAGTTACAAAGATTATCGCTCAGCGCTCGCCACCTTCGATGCCCACACAGTGAAGTTTGTTGCCTTCAGCGCAATCGCTGAAGAAGAAGGTGACGCAGCCGTAGAATCCATCGCCGCTGATCCGAGCTACCCAATTAGCTGGGACACAGGTCTAGCCGAAAAATGGCAAGCAGCTGATGGTGGCATGGAAGCGTCTATTGGCTTCTTTCAACAAATGTATTTCTTAGCTCGAATGACATCCGACGGCGTATCGGAATCGCTACAGGCGCAATTGAATGAAGCCATTGGCTTTCAACGCGAAGCAGTCAAAGAAATGCTGGCCAGCGGTTTATTTGATAACTCGGCACCGGCGGCATACGGTGTCGGCAGCATGGCAAAGATTTACCAAGAAAATCTACAACAACATGTTCAATTGTTAAACCAAGTCGTCGTTACCCTAAAAAATTTCCAACAACAAAAAATCGCATACTCCCAAACCTCGGAACAACTGCTAGATCACATAGGCAAGGTTGAAGAAAAAGCCGATCAACAAGTAGAAGGGAGAATTGCCGGTATTGCAGAACAGCAAAGTGCAGCCTCAGCCACCATGATGATGATTTTAGTTGGCTGCCTCTCGATTTTTATTTTTGTTGGTTATTACGTTAAAACACGAGTTATTAAAACCTTACTTGAAATTACCTATTCGCTTCATCAGGTGGCCAATGGCGATGGCGATCTCACTCGTCGTTTAACTTACAATAAGCAAAATGAACTCGGTGATATTTGTCGTTCGTTTAACAGCTTCTCTGAAAAAATTGCAGTCATAGTGCAAGAAGTTAATACAAAATCAGAACAATTAGCCGCAGGCATAGATACCTGCGTTAATTTATCTCAGCGTATATCACAAGAAACAGCGAGCACCGCCAATAGTGCATCTGGCGTATCTAAAGCTATTGAGCAAGTTCAGGATGGTGCAACCGAGATCGCGCGCAGCTGTACCCATGTTGCTGAGGAAACACGCCAAACAGAGAGCATTGTCGGTAGAGGAAAAACGGAAGTAAGTAATACGGTAAGAGATACTCTCTCACTTGTGGATGTATTAGATGAATCCAGTGATTTAATTCGTAATCTAAAAGCCCAAGCCGACCGTATTGACCGTTTAGTCACGGTTATTGGTGATATTTCAGAGCAAACGAATTTATTAGCACTGAACGCTGCAATCGAAGCTGCTCGCGCTGGCGAACAAGGACGAGGATTTGCGGTAGTTGCCGATGAAGTACGCGATTTAGCGACAAGATCAGCCTCCTCTTCACGTGAAATATCAGAGGTCATTCGTACCATTGTTGATAGTACCCATAAAGCGGTCGATAACATGAGTACCTCAGCCGAGCGAGCACGCTTAAGTGTCGCAGCGTCACAAGCCGCTGGCGTAACCCTAGATCAAGTTCTTGATCATATGAAAACTGTAAACGAGCAGATTCACACGGTCGCCGCGGCGGCGGAGCAGCAATCACAAACCTTATTAGGGGTCACCTCTGATATGGGTAAGATGACGGGCATTGCACAACAATCGAGTAACGAAGCGATTGAAGCCGTGAACGTCAATAAACATCTATCATCACTAAGCCAAACTCTCGATCAAACAATGCAACAGTTTAAAATTGGCTAA
- the tilS gene encoding tRNA lysidine(34) synthetase TilS has protein sequence MTTLDLTHHLTAALAPMLGEEGRLIVGFSGGLDSSVLLHALAQNDGLKARLIALHVHHGLSPNADVWEAHCQAVSENLGVAFISARVTVTGDGNGIEQAARNARYDVFQQHANSHDLVLVAHHNDDQVETFFQRLFRGSGLTGLASMAAVRPLFDDSDVLLVRPLLHVSRKQLEAYAQAQQLAWVEDESNTDTRYERNWWRNELLPQIWQRFTGREESLKRTLEQLQSDQALLQELLKPEIDACIAYCDWPGTNELICSIAALNDKPKHHRPYLLRGWLAGCGVPMPSAAMLERIQREVIEAAEDRNPQVVLGDICVRRYQQHLYVTRQLDDVTPCIIDLGSNTRFPWAGSTITVTNTSEEGLASGRYDLIPAYSCVGQTLRPAGRPQKTLKHIWQENSIPPWLRDRWPLLLQDGKLCAVVGICNDQSVVVAHGYAVKWLS, from the coding sequence ATGACGACGCTTGATCTGACTCATCATTTAACCGCTGCTCTCGCTCCCATGTTGGGTGAAGAAGGGCGCTTGATTGTCGGTTTTAGCGGTGGCTTGGATTCGTCGGTGTTATTGCACGCGTTAGCGCAAAACGACGGTTTAAAAGCACGACTTATTGCGTTGCATGTCCATCATGGTTTATCGCCCAACGCCGACGTGTGGGAAGCGCATTGCCAAGCAGTGAGTGAAAATTTAGGCGTCGCGTTTATCAGCGCAAGAGTGACTGTTACTGGTGACGGTAATGGTATCGAACAAGCGGCGCGTAACGCCCGTTATGATGTTTTTCAGCAGCACGCCAACAGCCATGATCTGGTACTAGTGGCGCATCACAACGACGATCAAGTCGAAACCTTCTTTCAACGCTTATTTCGCGGTTCGGGTTTAACTGGTTTAGCTTCTATGGCGGCTGTACGCCCCTTATTCGATGATAGCGACGTGTTGCTTGTGCGCCCTTTACTTCATGTGTCGCGTAAGCAGTTGGAGGCATATGCCCAAGCACAGCAGCTTGCATGGGTGGAAGACGAATCCAATACCGATACGCGCTATGAACGGAATTGGTGGCGCAATGAACTGTTGCCGCAAATTTGGCAGCGCTTTACAGGACGCGAGGAATCGTTAAAACGCACACTAGAACAATTGCAGAGCGATCAAGCACTGTTACAGGAGTTATTGAAGCCTGAAATAGATGCTTGCATAGCTTACTGTGATTGGCCCGGTACCAACGAACTGATCTGCTCTATAGCGGCGCTCAATGATAAGCCTAAGCATCATCGCCCTTATTTATTACGTGGCTGGTTGGCCGGTTGTGGTGTGCCTATGCCTTCGGCTGCTATGTTAGAGCGCATCCAACGAGAGGTAATAGAGGCTGCTGAAGATCGTAATCCGCAAGTGGTGTTAGGCGATATTTGCGTCCGGCGTTATCAACAGCATCTTTATGTGACTCGACAGTTAGATGATGTCACCCCCTGCATCATTGATCTTGGCTCTAATACTCGGTTCCCATGGGCAGGTAGCACTATTACCGTCACAAATACGAGCGAAGAAGGCTTGGCTTCTGGTCGCTATGATCTGATTCCGGCTTATTCATGTGTTGGGCAAACATTGCGTCCTGCTGGTCGTCCGCAAAAAACCTTAAAGCATATTTGGCAAGAAAATTCGATTCCGCCTTGGCTGCGAGATCGTTGGCCGTTGCTACTTCAGGACGGAAAGTTATGCGCGGTGGTAGGTATTTGTAATGATCAAAGTGTGGTCGTGGCTCACGGTTATGCCGTTAAGTGGTTGTCATAA
- a CDS encoding thioesterase family protein, giving the protein MNLFIRFAWLWLCLLVMKKPFSNMNGAIQQSYRILPHDMGWRLHLPNFRFFSFMELGRFEFWYVSHKFHEMSPGSRLIAAQELVYIRPVSPFALLHSDTVLLFWDDKYVYFQHNFYVKGTLVATGLVKEACLRYGRVQSPVSIFGECRGSDMAVTTVEHWQALQQSLRQLSQPN; this is encoded by the coding sequence ATGAATCTATTTATTCGTTTTGCTTGGCTGTGGCTATGCCTTTTAGTGATGAAAAAACCCTTTAGCAATATGAACGGTGCAATACAGCAGAGCTATCGAATTTTGCCTCATGATATGGGCTGGCGGTTACATTTACCTAACTTTCGCTTTTTTAGCTTTATGGAGTTAGGCCGATTTGAATTCTGGTACGTAAGTCACAAATTTCATGAAATGTCGCCAGGAAGTCGGTTAATTGCTGCGCAGGAACTCGTCTATATTAGACCTGTTTCACCTTTTGCATTGTTACACAGTGATACAGTGTTGCTGTTCTGGGATGACAAGTATGTTTATTTTCAGCACAACTTTTATGTGAAGGGCACTTTAGTGGCGACCGGTTTAGTAAAAGAGGCCTGTTTGCGCTATGGGCGGGTGCAATCACCCGTTTCGATATTCGGTGAATGCCGAGGCTCCGACATGGCAGTAACCACTGTAGAGCATTGGCAGGCGTTGCAGCAATCGTTGCGGCAACTGTCTCAACCTAATTAA
- the nhaD gene encoding sodium:proton antiporter NhaD: MPESLYWILIALAIAGLLSVILEEVIHVNKAQSVLFFGALSWLLLFIFGSEAETHQRVMEGLQENIGEIASLWLFLLSAMTFVAYLNKKGLIENITYRFLPQNISERQLLLVTGLFSFVFSSLADNVTATLVSVALILSLNLSATKTLRFATVSVFAVNSGGVAMITGDVTTLMIFLADKVSIPHLLMLAGPALLAVVLLATLLARPLNDSVKIERQTNELQRVDVTIAIVFLLTIFATIAGNVLFDIPPVLSFISGLSVMFLVARAFGEDTENDPIMNYIRQIEFDTLMFFLGILLLVGSLKEIHALDSIVRIYEFLPAWAANYSMGLLSALIDNVPLTAALLKADVPMEMQDWLALTYAVGVGGSLLIIGSAAGIVAMTKINELTFGSYLRFIVALLIAYTVGYAATLALGTWIGS, encoded by the coding sequence ATGCCTGAAAGTTTGTATTGGATTCTCATCGCTCTTGCTATTGCAGGATTGCTATCCGTAATTCTTGAAGAAGTCATTCACGTCAATAAAGCCCAATCAGTATTATTTTTTGGCGCTCTATCTTGGTTATTGCTGTTTATATTCGGTTCCGAAGCGGAAACTCACCAGCGAGTGATGGAAGGCTTACAGGAAAATATCGGCGAAATCGCAAGTCTTTGGCTGTTTTTATTATCAGCTATGACCTTCGTAGCTTATCTCAACAAGAAAGGCTTAATTGAAAATATTACCTACCGTTTTTTACCCCAAAATATCAGTGAGCGCCAACTACTGCTCGTGACTGGGTTATTCAGTTTTGTCTTTTCCTCACTTGCGGACAACGTGACCGCGACCTTAGTATCTGTCGCCTTAATTTTATCCCTGAATCTATCAGCGACTAAAACTCTGCGCTTTGCTACGGTTTCTGTCTTTGCAGTGAACTCCGGTGGTGTGGCTATGATCACCGGTGATGTCACGACACTCATGATTTTCTTGGCCGACAAAGTCAGTATCCCGCATTTATTGATGCTCGCAGGGCCAGCTTTACTCGCGGTGGTATTGCTAGCGACATTACTGGCACGTCCACTTAACGATAGTGTGAAAATCGAACGCCAAACAAACGAACTCCAGCGGGTTGATGTCACTATCGCTATCGTATTTTTACTCACCATCTTTGCCACGATTGCCGGCAACGTACTGTTCGATATTCCCCCTGTGTTGAGTTTTATTAGTGGTTTATCCGTGATGTTTTTAGTGGCGCGCGCTTTTGGTGAAGACACTGAAAACGATCCCATCATGAATTACATTCGCCAAATCGAATTTGATACCTTGATGTTCTTCTTAGGCATTTTATTACTGGTAGGATCGTTGAAAGAAATCCACGCATTGGATTCCATCGTACGTATCTACGAATTCCTACCAGCTTGGGCGGCGAACTACTCCATGGGTTTACTGTCTGCGTTGATTGATAACGTACCCTTGACCGCTGCTTTATTGAAAGCTGATGTCCCAATGGAAATGCAAGATTGGTTGGCATTAACTTACGCCGTTGGCGTGGGCGGCTCGCTACTGATTATTGGATCGGCTGCGGGTATCGTTGCTATGACTAAAATTAACGAGCTCACGTTCGGCTCTTATTTGCGCTTTATCGTCGCACTACTCATCGCCTACACCGTAGGCTACGCGGCAACGTTAGCATTAGGAACTTGGATAGGCAGTTAG
- a CDS encoding ABC-F family ATPase, with product MISTANITMQFGAKPLFENISVKFGDGNRYGLIGANGCGKSTFMKILDGSLEPSAGNVSVTPNERLGKLSQDQFAFEEFTVMDTVVMGNKELWAIRQERDAIYANLEATEDDYMRAAELEGEFAEMDGYTAESRAGDLLLGAGIATELHFGPMSEVAPGWKLRVLLAQALFSNPDILLLDEPTNNLDINTIRWLEGIINEMKCTIIIISHDRHFLNSVCTHMADIDYGDIKIYPGNYDDFMMASTAARERLQSENAKKKAQIAELQQFVSRFSANASKAKQATSRAKQIDKIQIDKIKPSSRQNPFIRFNQEKKLHRLALEIEGLTHAYDGEAPLFKNTNLMIEAGEKVAVIGANGAGKTTFLKCLVDHVTPTAGMIKWSENASLGYYAQDHEYEFEQGGNLFEWMEQWKTAEHDDQAVRGTLGRLLFNQDDIKKSVKVCSGGEKGRLLFGKLMLHNHNVLLLDEPTNHMDMESIESLNMALEMFEGTLIFVSHDREFVSSLATRIIEIRDNQIVDFHGTYDEYLKSQGVE from the coding sequence GTGATCTCCACTGCTAACATCACCATGCAATTCGGTGCTAAGCCGCTGTTTGAGAACATCTCGGTTAAATTTGGCGATGGCAATCGCTACGGTTTGATCGGCGCCAACGGCTGCGGTAAGTCGACTTTCATGAAGATTTTGGATGGTTCGCTAGAGCCGTCTGCCGGTAACGTCAGTGTTACCCCCAACGAGCGCTTGGGTAAATTAAGCCAAGACCAGTTCGCCTTTGAAGAATTCACCGTGATGGATACTGTGGTGATGGGCAACAAAGAGCTGTGGGCAATCAGACAAGAACGCGATGCGATTTATGCCAATCTAGAAGCAACGGAAGACGACTACATGCGTGCCGCCGAGCTAGAGGGCGAATTCGCAGAGATGGATGGCTATACCGCAGAATCTCGTGCTGGCGATCTGCTATTAGGCGCAGGTATTGCGACAGAGCTGCATTTTGGCCCTATGAGTGAAGTGGCTCCCGGTTGGAAGTTGCGTGTGTTATTGGCACAGGCCTTGTTCTCTAATCCGGACATCCTGCTGCTCGACGAACCAACCAACAACTTGGATATCAACACCATTCGTTGGTTGGAAGGCATCATCAACGAGATGAAATGCACCATTATCATCATCTCGCATGACCGTCACTTTTTGAACTCTGTATGTACCCACATGGCCGACATCGACTACGGCGATATTAAGATCTATCCGGGTAACTACGATGACTTCATGATGGCCTCAACCGCTGCACGTGAACGTCTGCAATCAGAAAACGCGAAGAAGAAAGCGCAAATTGCTGAGCTACAGCAGTTCGTATCGCGCTTCTCGGCTAACGCCTCTAAAGCGAAGCAAGCGACCTCTCGTGCCAAGCAGATTGATAAGATTCAGATCGATAAAATCAAACCTTCTAGCCGTCAAAACCCGTTTATTCGTTTCAACCAAGAGAAGAAGCTGCACCGCCTAGCTCTGGAGATCGAGGGTTTAACCCACGCTTACGATGGTGAAGCACCGCTATTCAAGAATACTAACCTCATGATTGAAGCTGGCGAAAAAGTCGCGGTTATCGGTGCCAACGGCGCGGGTAAAACCACCTTCTTGAAGTGTTTGGTCGATCATGTGACACCAACCGCCGGCATGATTAAGTGGTCGGAAAACGCGAGCTTGGGCTACTACGCACAGGATCACGAATACGAATTTGAACAAGGCGGTAATTTGTTCGAATGGATGGAGCAGTGGAAAACAGCTGAACACGACGATCAAGCCGTTCGTGGCACCCTGGGCCGCTTGCTGTTCAACCAAGACGATATTAAGAAGTCGGTAAAGGTATGCTCAGGTGGTGAAAAAGGTCGCCTGCTGTTTGGTAAGTTGATGCTGCACAACCACAACGTGCTATTACTCGACGAACCAACCAACCACATGGATATGGAGTCCATCGAATCGCTGAACATGGCGCTTGAAATGTTTGAAGGCACCTTGATCTTCGTATCTCACGACCGCGAGTTTGTATCCTCATTGGCGACGCGAATCATTGAAATTCGCGACAACCAGATCGTCGACTTCCACGGCACCTACGATGAATACCTCAAGTCGCAGGGCGTGGAATAA